The Terriglobales bacterium nucleotide sequence AAGAGGCGCCGCTCTTGAGCGCGGCCGCGTAAAAGCCGCACCACGCCGTCATCACGATCAGCGAGGTCACCCGCGCCTTGAACAGTTCGGCATAGTCGCGCACCCGCAGCGCCAGGGCGCCGGACGAAGGCAGAGGCTGGCTCAGCGTGCTCATGCCGTCACCACCTTCTGCGAAGCTGCCCTCGGGACCGGATCGGCTGCCGACACCAGGTGCCGTCGCGCCTGCATGGCCAGCACCACGCTGGTGGCCAGCAGCAGCGCTCCCACCGCCACGTGCGCCACCGTGGTCGCCACCATGCTGAGCAGAGGCTGGGGCGCGTCCTTGCCCCAGTCCACCTTGGTGAGGAAGGAACCGAAGCCCAGGCCGAGCTGCACCAGCAGGATGCCCAGCAGCGCCACCGCCGGGCGCCGCAGCGCCGGGATGCGCCCGTAGTCGGTGAGCACCCGCGTCACCGTCCACAGGATGAGCGCCGAGACCACGCCCGCCCCGATCAGGTGGGGCAGCAGCTTGATGGCGGAGTGGCGGAAGGCCGCTCCCAGGATGAGCTGCAGGTAGACGGCGCCCGCCGTCACCACCGTCAGCGTGGTCAGGCGCGGCCGGCGGGCGTCCATGATCTGCCGCGGCCCCCCCTCCATCCACTCCCGCCCGCTGCCCAGCGCCGCCGCTACCAGCAGGCAGAAGAAGGTCTGCGCCAGGGTGGCATGCGCGGTCGAGATCCAGGGCGGCAGGTAGAAGAGCACGGTGATGCCGCCCAGCACCGCCTGCGCCACCACCGTCGCCATGGCTGCCACCAGCAGCTTGCGCATCCAGGGGCGGCGATCGGCGAAGAAGGTCCAGACCGTCAGGATCAAACAGAGGAGGACCACGAAGCCCGCCACCATGCGGTGGCCGTGCTCGAACTTCACCCCGCCCACCATGGGGGGCATGCGGAAGCTGCCGAAGGAGGTGGGCCAGTCGGGGACGGAGAGGCCGGCGTCATTGGAGGTGACCAGCGCCCCCGCGATCAGCAGCAGGAAGGTGCAGCCCGCCGTGAACACGGTGAAGGCGTGGTAGCCCCGGTGATAAAGTGTCGCCGACGAAGTCAGAGCCCCGCTCCTGCGCTGCCGTTTCCCCTTGCGGTCGTCATTCCGAGCGGGCTTCGGCCCGCTAGGAACCTCCTTCTGGGACCCGCCTCTTCAGTCACATTCCCGAGAAACACGGATGTGAGCCGCGACCGCGGCTCACATCCGCGTGGGACATTCTAGCAAAAGAGCTACTGCCCGCCTGCCTTGAAGCTGAAGTCCACGCCGGTCTTGGCTTCCTTCGGCCCCACCGTCACCTGCGTGGTCTGCTCGCCCAGCCCCTCCTGCACCGCCGCGATGGTGTAGGTCCCCGGGGGCAGGCCCTTGATCTCGAACTTGCCGTCCGGCCCGGTCACCGCGTACAGCGGCGTCTTCACCACGTTGATGTACATCTTCATCCACGGGTGCTGGTTGCACTTCACCGGCAGCATGATCTCCTCGCGCGCGAAGCTGTCGGTGATGGGGGCGCTCTGCGGCGGCTGCGACTTGTTCCACTCCCGGTTGTCCTTGGGGGTGGGATGGATGTTGTGGGTGGTGTTGTCGCTGTTGATGATGTCGATGGGCTGGCCCGCCATCACCCCCAGCACGTGCGGCGTGTACTTGCAGCCCTGCTGGTCCAGCTTGGCATGCTCGGTGGGGGTGGGAAAGCTGTACTTCTCCGCGCCCGTCTTCACGTACACGAAGACGTTGGCCAGCTTGCCGTTGGAGACCACCAGGTTCTGGGTCTCGTTCGTGCCCTTGCACATGGGGTCCTGGCTCATGTCGATCTTCTTGGGCGCGGGCGCGGCGCCGGCGAAGCTCACCGTGCCGCTCACCGTAGCCACGGTGGCGGCGTCCACCGGCATACCCGCGGGCGCCGGCGTGGCCGCCGGTTGCGTCGCCTCCCCGCCCGAGGTCTCTTCCTTCTTGCCGCAGCCGGCCGCCAGCAGCAGCATCAGCCCCAGCAGCGCGAACAGAGTGATCCACTTCTTATTCATGGCTGTTCCCTGTTCCTTTCGTTAGATTTCGGATGCCCCTGACAAACAATCTATGTTACCGCGAACCGCCGCTGCTCGTCGCCGCTCCGGCGGCTGGGGTGCGGCTGCTCTTGGCGGGCCCGCGCGGCATCTGGCTCGACACCCGCCGCTGCTCCTCCGCCGTGAGCTGGAAGATGTAGCGCACCAGCAGCTTGGTCTGGTCCTGCTCGTAGCCCTGGAACGACGGCGGCGTAGGTCCGTTGAAGACCCAGTGCCCGTGGTCCTGGCGGAAGAGCCCCGAGGGCATCGAGGTCCCCGGGCTGATGCTCTGCGGATCGAGGATCCAGCGCTCCGCCCACCCCGGCTTCAGCCGCTCCTTGGCCAGCAGGAAGTTGGGGGCGGTGGCGTGCGCGTCGTGCCCGGCGTCTCCGGTGGCGTGGCACTTCAGGCAAGGCGCCCCCGGGCTGGAGAACAGGCTGCGCGCCATCTCCGTCTCCCGCTGCGACAGCGGCACCTGCGGCTGCGGGATATAGGGCTGCGGCTGCTGCGAGAGCGCCTGGAAGAAGCGCACCAGCTTGCGCAGCTCGTTGGGCGAGAAGTTGAAGGTGGGCATGCGCACCGCCAGGTACGGCCGCACCCCGTTGCGGTTGGTGTCGCCCTCGGTCAGCGAAGGGTTCGACAGGAACTTCAGCAGCCACTCGGGATCGACGCGCGCCCCCTCGGTCAGCAGCTTGGGCGGCAGGTTCTCGTGCGCCCCCTGGTACTGGGGCAGCGTCTCCAGCACCGTCGCCTGCCCGGGCAGGATCTGGTGGCAGGCCATGCAGTTGTACTTGCGGACGATCCACCAGCCTTCCTGGATGTCGCGCCGGGCGTCCCCCGGCTTGTACATGTAGCTGTCGGGCAGGGAAGTGTCCTGGCTGCCCAGCAGGAAGGTCACCAGCGCCCGGATCTGCTCCGGCTGCAGGTGCGGGTTGGGCATGCGCAACTCTTCCAGGTCGCTCTTGATCATGCCCTGGTCGTAGATGCTGGGCTCGGCCAGCTTGTGCTCGAAGAAGCCCTTGTTGTCGTACCAGGGCTTGAGTGCCGGGCCCTCGGGCAGGCGGGCGCGGTCCGCCGGATCGGAGATGGGCTCGCCCCCGATCTCCGCCTGGTGGGTGAGCAGGGCGAAGTCCAGCCGCTCCAGCGGCTTCGACCCTTCCGCCGTCAGTTCCGTCCCGATGCGCCCCTCGTCCTCGAAGCCTGCGATCTCATGGCAGCCGGCGCAGCCGTACTGCCGGATCCACATCTTCCCCTTCTCCTTGAGCTTGGGATCGTCCATGAAGGCGGCGTTGGGGTAGGAGCTGGGCTCCTTGGTCTTCAGGGTCATCAGGTAGCTGGCCACGTCCTGGGCGTCCTGCGGGCTCAGGCGCAGCACCGGCATCACCGTCATCTGCTGCACCTGCAGTTCGTGGCCGTCGTTGGGGCAGGTGCTGTGCTCGGCGTCGAAGACGTAAGGCAACCCGTGCTTGGCGTAGTCTTCCGGCCCGAGGTCCTTCTTCTCATAGGGGCAATAGGGACGGGTGCGCTCGCGCGGGTTATGCACCCAGCGCACCAGGTAGTCGTAGTTGGCCTTCTCGCCCTCCCGCGAGAGATCGGCGGCGAAGGTGCCGCCCACCCCGTTCACCGAGTGGCAGGCCATGCAGCCCCGGCTCTCGAAGAGCGCCTTGCCCTGGGCCGCGTTCCCCATGGGATAGTGGGGGATGGTGTCGGTCAGCGCCGTCTGCCACAGGTAGGCGGTGATGGCCTCGATCTCGTCTTCCTCCAGCCGGAAGTTCGGCATCTTGGTGGTGGCGCGGAAGTCGGTGGGCTGGTGCAGCCACACCGGGATCCAGTTCTTGTTCAGCTTCTCCCGGATCTCCTTGAGATCGGGCCCCACCTTCTTCTGGTCGCGCATCAGGCTGCGGGAGAGCAGTTCGTACTGCTCGATGCGCCCGGCGATCTGGCTGTTGGAGACCTTCAGGTTCTCGGCCTGCTGGTAGAGGCGCTTGGCCTCGTCGTTGGAAGCCGCCTGGTCGCCCTGCTGGGTGAGGCGCACCGCCTGCCGCAGGTTCTCCGCCTGCTGCTCCTCCAGCAGCTTCACCTGCTGGCGGACGTTGACCAGTTCCTCGGGCTCGCGGTCGTAGCCCTCGTAGCGGTGGCAGCCCACGCAGCCGCGCTGCCGGAACAGGTCCTTGCCCTCATTGATGACGTCGGCGGAGTCGCTGGCCAGCACCATGTCGGCGGCGTGGCAGGTCTGGCAGCCCGCCTGCATGTTCTCCTTGGCGAAGAGCGGCCACAGCCAGTGCTCGTAGTGGCCGTGGGCCTTCTCCACGCTGGTGGTGGCCCGCCCGTTGCCGCCGTGGCAGGGGGAACACCCGAACTTTTCCGGGTCGTGGATGGCCAGCAGCGGCTTGTCGGGATGGCCCACGAAGGCGCGCGCATACGCGTCCGCTTTCTGCCCCTTCAGCGTCATGGAGGCCAGGGTGGGCGCCACCGTCTCGCGCGTGCCCAGGTGGCAGCTCTCGCAGCGGTCCACGATGTTGGCTTCGGCCACGTTGATCTGCAGGATCTGCGGCTCCCAGTCCTCGTACTTCCTCTGCACCCCGGCGATCTGCTGGGGCGAGAGCGTGACCAGGCGCTCGCTCACGTAGGCGTCGGCCTGGGCCTGCGCCTCCTTCACCGGCCTCATCACCTCGGCCAGTTGCGTGACCAGCGCCGCCTTCTCCAGGCGGGTGTTGTTGTAGAGGTCGGCCAGCTCGTTATAGCTGTAGCTCTTGGCCTGGGACTCGCCGGGGAGCTGCAGCCGGTACTTCTTCTCCTCCCGGCCCTTCTCCAGCTGGTCGCGCATCTTCTGCTTCTGCTGCGGGCCGGCGTCGCTGGTCTCGACCGCGTAGGTGTCGGCGTCGTTGCGCGCCTTGGCGTCGGTGAAGATGGCCTGCACCGCCGCCAGCTTGGCCTCGTTCTGCTCGCGCTCCCGGTTGATCTGCTCCACCTGGGGTTTGGCCTGGGCCAGCTCCTGCTGGTAGGCAGCCTCCAGTTGCTGGTACTCGGGCGTGGCCTTGACGTCCTTCTCGGTGGCCGCCGACTGTGACTTCACCTGCTTCAGGTAGGCGACGTAGCGCTCCTGGAAGACCTCCTGGTAGCGCTTCCAGGGGCGCTGCCCGTAGACCTCGTCCCAAAACGCCCAGAACAGCGTCGCCAGCAGCAGCACGATGGCGACCAGGTACGGCAGCGCGTACGACTTGCTGGTGATGGGATCGTCTTGCGGCGGCAGTTGCTCAGCCATTCTGTCCTCAATACGCCTCGGCTAACGACCAACGACTAACGACCAACGACCGTCATATGTTGAACCAGGGAGTGACCCACACGTACTTGATGTTGAAGAGCAGCCGCGCCAGCATCTTCAGCGGCAGCGAGATCATCAGCAGCATGAAGATCATCAGCACGTTGTACTGCAGGAAGCTCATGCGCTGGTAGTTCTTCCGGTTGGTGCGCTTGAAGAACAGATGGAAGAGGAAGCCCCCGATCAGGAAGTAGGCCCCCACCACGATGGCCCCGAAGACACCCTTCCCCAGGTTGGAGGTGATGCCGAAGATGTCGGGCAGGTCGCGGTTCACCGCGTACACCAGGCGGTTGTGGTCCCAGGTCTGCCCCGGCCAGAACCACTGCCACCCCGGCCCGCGGATGAAGGTCCCGATGAAGATCATGCTCACCCACAGGAACAGGAAGCCGAAGGCGAAGCTGCCGATGGCGAACTTGCGCTGCCGCCAGGTGTAGTAGCCGTTGCCCATGGGATTGGTGTCGATGTAGGGGATGGCCATCAGACCCACGATGATCAGCGTGGGCATCACCACGCCCGCGATCCAGGGATCGAAGTAGACCAGCATCTCCTGCAGGCCCAGGAAGTACCAGGGCGCCTTGGCCGGGTTCATGGTGAGGTTGGGATTGGCCGGCTCTTCCAGGGGCGCGCTCAGGGTGATGGACCACACCATCAGGATGACGGTCACGAGGATGGCGGCCAGGAACTCCACCCGCAGCAGGAACGGCCACACGTGCACTTCCTTCTGCCAGCCCGGCTTGAAGGGGAAGGTCTTGCGGTGATGGGTCTTGGCCAGGGCCGGGTCTTGTTCGAGCTGCTCGATCAGTTCGTCGTTGGCCTTGGCTTGCTTCCAGGCCAGCGCGATGTAGAAGACCAGCAGCGGGAACAGCGCCACGATGGGCACGTTGTCGGGCGCGGAGCAGATCTCCCAGATTTGTCGCCAGTCCATACTATTTCCTCGGCTCTTTCACTTCCGATTCCAGCATCACAGGAGCGGGGCCGGAGATGCCGCCGTCCTTGCGCACGCGCCAGAAGTGCACGATCATCAGCACCGAAGCCACGATGGGGATCCCGATGCAGTGCCAGATGTAGGCGCGCAGCAGCGCGTTGGCGTCCACGATGGAGCCGCCCAGCAGCCCGAAGCGCACGTCGTTGTAGGGCGTCATGCCCAGTTGCGGCCCGAAGGGGCCCTCGTGCCCCAGCAGGGGTGTGGCGCGCGCCATATTAGTGCCCACCGTCACCGCCCAGAAGCCCAGTTGG carries:
- a CDS encoding COX15/CtaA family protein; its protein translation is MFTAGCTFLLLIAGALVTSNDAGLSVPDWPTSFGSFRMPPMVGGVKFEHGHRMVAGFVVLLCLILTVWTFFADRRPWMRKLLVAAMATVVAQAVLGGITVLFYLPPWISTAHATLAQTFFCLLVAAALGSGREWMEGGPRQIMDARRPRLTTLTVVTAGAVYLQLILGAAFRHSAIKLLPHLIGAGVVSALILWTVTRVLTDYGRIPALRRPAVALLGILLVQLGLGFGSFLTKVDWGKDAPQPLLSMVATTVAHVAVGALLLATSVVLAMQARRHLVSAADPVPRAASQKVVTA
- a CDS encoding carboxypeptidase regulatory-like domain-containing protein; the protein is MNKKWITLFALLGLMLLLAAGCGKKEETSGGEATQPAATPAPAGMPVDAATVATVSGTVSFAGAAPAPKKIDMSQDPMCKGTNETQNLVVSNGKLANVFVYVKTGAEKYSFPTPTEHAKLDQQGCKYTPHVLGVMAGQPIDIINSDNTTHNIHPTPKDNREWNKSQPPQSAPITDSFAREEIMLPVKCNQHPWMKMYINVVKTPLYAVTGPDGKFEIKGLPPGTYTIAAVQEGLGEQTTQVTVGPKEAKTGVDFSFKAGGQ
- a CDS encoding c-type cytochrome, whose translation is MAEQLPPQDDPITSKSYALPYLVAIVLLLATLFWAFWDEVYGQRPWKRYQEVFQERYVAYLKQVKSQSAATEKDVKATPEYQQLEAAYQQELAQAKPQVEQINREREQNEAKLAAVQAIFTDAKARNDADTYAVETSDAGPQQKQKMRDQLEKGREEKKYRLQLPGESQAKSYSYNELADLYNNTRLEKAALVTQLAEVMRPVKEAQAQADAYVSERLVTLSPQQIAGVQRKYEDWEPQILQINVAEANIVDRCESCHLGTRETVAPTLASMTLKGQKADAYARAFVGHPDKPLLAIHDPEKFGCSPCHGGNGRATTSVEKAHGHYEHWLWPLFAKENMQAGCQTCHAADMVLASDSADVINEGKDLFRQRGCVGCHRYEGYDREPEELVNVRQQVKLLEEQQAENLRQAVRLTQQGDQAASNDEAKRLYQQAENLKVSNSQIAGRIEQYELLSRSLMRDQKKVGPDLKEIREKLNKNWIPVWLHQPTDFRATTKMPNFRLEEDEIEAITAYLWQTALTDTIPHYPMGNAAQGKALFESRGCMACHSVNGVGGTFAADLSREGEKANYDYLVRWVHNPRERTRPYCPYEKKDLGPEDYAKHGLPYVFDAEHSTCPNDGHELQVQQMTVMPVLRLSPQDAQDVASYLMTLKTKEPSSYPNAAFMDDPKLKEKGKMWIRQYGCAGCHEIAGFEDEGRIGTELTAEGSKPLERLDFALLTHQAEIGGEPISDPADRARLPEGPALKPWYDNKGFFEHKLAEPSIYDQGMIKSDLEELRMPNPHLQPEQIRALVTFLLGSQDTSLPDSYMYKPGDARRDIQEGWWIVRKYNCMACHQILPGQATVLETLPQYQGAHENLPPKLLTEGARVDPEWLLKFLSNPSLTEGDTNRNGVRPYLAVRMPTFNFSPNELRKLVRFFQALSQQPQPYIPQPQVPLSQRETEMARSLFSSPGAPCLKCHATGDAGHDAHATAPNFLLAKERLKPGWAERWILDPQSISPGTSMPSGLFRQDHGHWVFNGPTPPSFQGYEQDQTKLLVRYIFQLTAEEQRRVSSQMPRGPAKSSRTPAAGAATSSGGSR